One region of Bradyrhizobium betae genomic DNA includes:
- the eda gene encoding bifunctional 4-hydroxy-2-oxoglutarate aldolase/2-dehydro-3-deoxy-phosphogluconate aldolase, whose translation MTTSAQQNHLVALFKAATVIPVLTIERIQDAVPLARALVAGGIRTLEVTMRTPVAIEAARAMMAEVPEAVVGIGTILNPADFTRVEKLGVAFGISPGLTPDLLKAATDSSLPFAPGIATASELMMALSYGFDVAKFFPAEQAGGIKGLRALGGPFPNVRFCPTGGVGEANAATWLAEPNVVAVGGSWLCPAAEIKAGNWAGITAICQRSLQALKAA comes from the coding sequence ATGACCACGAGCGCCCAGCAGAACCACCTCGTCGCGCTGTTCAAGGCCGCGACCGTCATTCCCGTCCTCACCATCGAGCGTATCCAGGACGCCGTGCCGCTGGCGCGTGCACTGGTCGCCGGCGGCATCCGCACGCTGGAGGTGACCATGCGCACCCCTGTTGCGATCGAGGCGGCGCGGGCGATGATGGCCGAGGTGCCCGAGGCGGTCGTCGGCATCGGCACGATTCTCAATCCGGCCGACTTTACCCGCGTCGAGAAACTCGGCGTCGCGTTCGGCATCAGCCCGGGCCTGACCCCCGATCTCCTGAAGGCCGCCACCGACAGCTCCTTGCCGTTTGCGCCCGGCATTGCCACCGCGTCCGAGCTGATGATGGCGCTGTCCTACGGCTTCGACGTCGCAAAGTTCTTCCCGGCCGAGCAGGCCGGCGGCATCAAGGGCCTGCGCGCCCTCGGCGGCCCGTTCCCGAATGTGCGGTTCTGCCCCACAGGTGGCGTCGGCGAGGCCAATGCGGCGACCTGGCTCGCCGAGCCCAACGTGGTCGCGGTCGGCGGCTCCTGGCTGTGCCCGGCGGCGGAGATCAAGGCCGGGAACTGGGCCGGCATAACTGCCATCTGCCAGCGCAGCCTCCAGGCCCTGAAAGCCGCGTGA
- a CDS encoding ABC transporter ATP-binding protein, giving the protein MSSVQIRDVRKSFGNFEVLHGVSIPIEDGQFVVLVGPSGCGKSTLLRMLAGLENITSGTISIGDRVVNNVQPKERDIAMVFQNYALYPHMTVAENMGFSLKLRNAGSDEINKRVKRAAEILALGPLLERYPRQLSGGQRQRVAMGRAIVRDPQVFLFDEPLSNLDAKLRVAMRTEIKELHQRLKTTTVYVTHDQIEAMTMADKIVVMHDGIVEQMGTPLELYDKPENQFVAGFIGSPAMNFLKGHVRVNGVATFEGPNGVKLPLKNAPAASDGRPAVYGVRPEHFTIADDGADAEIIVVEPTGSETQVFAKVGGEQVVAVFRERHQFNPGDKVKLKPDPSLVHLFDDATGKRL; this is encoded by the coding sequence ATGTCGTCTGTGCAAATCCGCGACGTGCGGAAATCGTTCGGCAATTTTGAAGTCCTGCACGGCGTCTCGATTCCGATCGAGGATGGCCAGTTCGTCGTCCTGGTTGGTCCCTCCGGCTGCGGCAAGTCGACGCTTCTGCGCATGCTCGCAGGCCTCGAGAACATCACCTCCGGCACGATCTCGATCGGCGACCGCGTCGTCAACAATGTCCAGCCCAAGGAGCGGGACATTGCGATGGTGTTCCAGAACTACGCGCTCTATCCGCACATGACCGTGGCCGAGAACATGGGCTTCTCGCTGAAGCTGCGGAATGCGGGCTCCGACGAGATCAACAAGCGAGTCAAGCGCGCCGCCGAAATTCTCGCGCTGGGGCCGCTGCTCGAGCGCTATCCGCGCCAGCTTTCCGGCGGCCAGCGCCAGCGCGTCGCCATGGGCCGCGCCATCGTGCGCGATCCCCAGGTCTTCCTGTTCGACGAGCCCTTGTCGAACCTCGACGCCAAGCTGCGCGTCGCCATGCGCACCGAGATCAAGGAACTGCATCAGCGGCTGAAGACCACGACCGTCTACGTCACCCACGACCAGATCGAGGCCATGACCATGGCCGACAAGATCGTCGTCATGCATGACGGCATCGTCGAGCAGATGGGCACGCCGCTCGAGCTCTACGACAAGCCGGAAAACCAGTTCGTCGCCGGCTTCATCGGCTCGCCCGCCATGAACTTCCTCAAGGGGCATGTGCGCGTGAATGGCGTTGCGACCTTCGAAGGGCCGAACGGCGTCAAGCTGCCGCTCAAGAACGCGCCGGCCGCGTCCGACGGTCGTCCGGCCGTCTATGGTGTGCGGCCCGAGCATTTCACCATCGCCGACGACGGCGCCGATGCCGAGATCATCGTGGTCGAGCCGACCGGCTCGGAGACGCAGGTGTTCGCCAAGGTCGGTGGCGAGCAGGTCGTCGCGGTGTTCCGCGAGCGCCACCAGTTCAATCCGGGTGACAAGGTCAAGCTGAAGCCCGATCCGTCGCTGGTGCATTTGTTCGACGATGCGACGGGCAAACGCCTGTAG
- a CDS encoding ABC transporter substrate-binding protein, giving the protein MSNFDRRSVLKAGLGGAALLAGPGIVPVRAAEWTNVPEANASIRVLRWKQFIQAEFDKFAEQTKKFSEKTGVKVKLEAESWEDIRPKAAVAANVGAGPDLIIGTLDDPHKFPEKLIDMTDIADYLGKQYGGWYPVAERYGKKGNSWIAIPQGATGGCLNYRISHVKAAGFEEFPKDTAGFLKLCQALKKNNTPAGFALGHATGDANGWCQWALWAFGGKVVNDKNEVVIDSPETIAALEYVKQLYETFIPGVLSWNDSNNNKAFLNGELSLTLNGISIWTVGKNSTDPKQQEIAKDMNHAAMPIGPVGVPTEQQNVLVYYGYKHSKYPKAVKEYIKFMMDKENYDAWEVSSNGYVSPPLPAYNENPVWTSDPKITPFRDCLKRSRDNGFAGDLGYASAAVMGDFVVVDMFAEAASGSATPKQAAARAAERAKRYYQV; this is encoded by the coding sequence ATGAGCAATTTCGACAGGCGAAGTGTGCTTAAAGCCGGCCTGGGCGGCGCAGCGTTGCTGGCCGGCCCGGGTATCGTCCCGGTCCGCGCGGCCGAGTGGACCAATGTGCCGGAGGCGAACGCCTCCATCCGCGTGCTGCGCTGGAAGCAGTTCATCCAGGCGGAATTCGACAAGTTCGCCGAGCAGACCAAGAAGTTTTCCGAAAAGACCGGCGTCAAGGTCAAGCTTGAAGCCGAGAGCTGGGAAGACATCCGTCCCAAGGCTGCGGTCGCCGCCAATGTCGGCGCCGGTCCCGACCTGATCATCGGCACGCTCGATGATCCCCACAAATTCCCGGAAAAGCTGATCGACATGACTGACATCGCCGACTATCTCGGCAAGCAGTATGGCGGCTGGTATCCGGTCGCCGAACGCTACGGCAAGAAGGGCAACAGCTGGATCGCCATCCCGCAGGGCGCGACCGGCGGCTGCCTGAACTACCGCATCAGCCACGTGAAGGCCGCGGGCTTCGAGGAATTCCCCAAGGACACCGCCGGCTTCCTCAAGCTCTGCCAGGCCTTGAAGAAGAACAACACGCCCGCCGGCTTCGCTCTGGGCCACGCCACCGGCGATGCCAATGGCTGGTGCCAGTGGGCGCTGTGGGCGTTCGGCGGCAAGGTCGTCAACGACAAGAACGAGGTCGTGATCGACTCGCCCGAGACGATCGCCGCGCTCGAATACGTCAAGCAGCTGTACGAAACCTTCATCCCCGGCGTGCTGTCGTGGAACGACTCGAACAACAACAAGGCATTCCTCAACGGCGAGCTCAGCCTGACCCTGAACGGCATCTCGATCTGGACCGTCGGCAAGAACTCCACGGATCCGAAGCAGCAGGAGATCGCCAAGGACATGAACCACGCGGCGATGCCGATTGGCCCTGTCGGTGTGCCGACCGAGCAGCAGAACGTGCTGGTCTACTACGGTTACAAGCACTCGAAGTATCCGAAGGCGGTCAAGGAATACATCAAGTTCATGATGGACAAGGAGAACTACGACGCCTGGGAGGTTTCCTCGAACGGCTACGTTTCGCCGCCGCTGCCCGCCTACAACGAAAACCCGGTCTGGACGTCGGATCCGAAGATCACCCCGTTCCGCGATTGCCTTAAGCGCAGCCGCGACAACGGTTTTGCCGGCGACCTCGGTTACGCCTCCGCTGCCGTGATGGGCGACTTCGTCGTCGTCGACATGTTCGCGGAAGCAGCCTCCGGCTCGGCGACGCCGAAGCAGGCGGCCGCGCGCGCCGCCGAGCGGGCCAAGCGCTACTATCAGGTCTGA
- a CDS encoding IlvD/Edd family dehydratase — protein sequence MTKNPTNGHAPASNGARRHLRSQEWFNNPHNPGMTALYMERYLNYGLTRAELQSGKPIIGIAQTGNDLSPCNRHHIELAHRVREGIREAGGIAMEFPTHPIQETGKRPTAALDRNLAYLGLVEILYGYPLDGVVLTTGCDKTTPACMMAAATVNLPAIVLSGGPMLNGWHAGERTGSGTIVWKSRERLAAGEIDYEEFMEIVASSAPSVGHCNTMGTASTMNGLAEALGFSLPGCAAIPAPYRERGQIAYETGKRAVEMVWADLKPSDILTRKAFENCIVINSAIGGSTNAPIHINALARHIGVELSIEDWQKVGHDVPLLVNMQPAGFYLGEEFHRAGGVPAVVRELMKHKRIHEDAVTVNGRGIGENCKDAPKPDNDVIWAYDKPLVKDAGFLVLKGNLFDSAIMKTSVISKEFRDRYLSNPKDLNAFEGRAIVFEGPEDYHARIDDASLDIDENCMLFVRGTGPIGYPGGAEVVNMQPPAALIKRGILALPCIGDGRQSGTSGSPSILNASPEAAANGGLAILKTGDKVRIDLNKGSANILISDEELKKRHAELMANGGFKHPANQTPWQEIYRNTVGQQSTGACMELATRYQNVAGTFGVARDNH from the coding sequence ATGACAAAAAACCCAACCAATGGGCATGCGCCCGCCAGCAACGGCGCTCGCCGCCACCTCCGCTCCCAGGAATGGTTCAACAACCCGCATAATCCGGGCATGACCGCGCTTTATATGGAGCGCTACCTGAATTACGGCCTCACCCGCGCCGAGCTGCAGTCCGGCAAGCCGATCATCGGCATTGCCCAGACCGGCAACGACCTCTCCCCGTGCAACCGCCACCATATCGAGCTGGCGCACCGCGTCCGCGAAGGCATCCGCGAGGCCGGCGGCATCGCGATGGAATTCCCGACCCATCCGATCCAGGAGACCGGCAAGCGCCCGACCGCGGCGCTCGACCGCAACCTCGCCTATCTCGGCCTGGTCGAGATCCTCTACGGCTATCCGCTCGACGGCGTGGTGCTGACCACCGGCTGCGACAAGACCACGCCCGCCTGCATGATGGCGGCCGCGACCGTGAACCTGCCCGCGATCGTGCTGTCGGGCGGCCCGATGCTGAACGGCTGGCATGCCGGCGAGCGCACCGGCTCCGGCACCATCGTCTGGAAGTCGCGCGAGCGGCTCGCCGCCGGCGAGATCGACTACGAGGAGTTCATGGAGATCGTGGCGTCCTCGGCGCCCTCGGTCGGCCATTGCAACACCATGGGCACGGCGTCGACCATGAACGGCCTCGCCGAAGCGCTCGGCTTCTCGCTGCCGGGCTGTGCCGCGATCCCCGCGCCCTATCGCGAGCGCGGCCAGATCGCATACGAGACGGGGAAACGCGCCGTCGAGATGGTCTGGGCAGACCTCAAGCCCTCGGACATCCTGACCCGCAAGGCGTTCGAGAACTGCATCGTCATCAACTCGGCGATCGGCGGCTCGACCAACGCGCCGATCCACATCAACGCGCTGGCCCGCCACATCGGCGTCGAGCTGTCGATCGAGGATTGGCAGAAGGTCGGCCACGACGTGCCGCTGCTGGTCAACATGCAGCCGGCCGGCTTCTATCTCGGCGAGGAATTCCACCGCGCAGGCGGCGTGCCGGCCGTGGTGCGCGAATTGATGAAGCACAAGCGCATCCACGAGGACGCGGTCACGGTGAATGGCCGCGGCATCGGCGAGAACTGCAAGGATGCGCCCAAGCCCGACAACGACGTGATCTGGGCCTATGACAAGCCGCTGGTGAAGGACGCCGGCTTCCTGGTGCTGAAGGGCAATCTGTTCGATTCCGCGATCATGAAGACCAGCGTGATCTCCAAGGAATTCCGCGACCGCTATCTCAGCAACCCGAAGGACCTGAATGCCTTCGAGGGCCGCGCCATCGTGTTCGAGGGACCGGAGGACTACCACGCGCGGATCGACGACGCCTCGCTCGACATCGACGAGAATTGCATGCTGTTCGTCCGCGGCACCGGACCGATCGGCTATCCCGGCGGCGCCGAGGTCGTGAACATGCAGCCGCCGGCGGCGCTGATCAAACGCGGCATCCTCGCGCTGCCCTGCATCGGTGACGGCCGCCAGTCCGGCACCTCGGGCTCGCCCTCGATCCTGAACGCCTCGCCGGAAGCGGCCGCCAATGGCGGGCTTGCGATCCTCAAGACCGGCGACAAGGTCCGCATCGACCTCAACAAGGGCAGCGCCAACATCCTGATCTCGGACGAGGAGCTGAAGAAGCGCCACGCCGAGCTGATGGCCAATGGCGGCTTCAAGCATCCGGCGAACCAGACGCCGTGGCAGGAGATCTATCGCAACACCGTCGGCCAGCAATCGACCGGCGCCTGCATGGAGCTCGCCACGCGCTACCAGAACGTCGCCGGCACGTTCGGTGTGGCGCGGGATAATCACTAG
- a CDS encoding SDR family oxidoreductase: protein MADRLKGKRAVVTAAAAGIGRACAIAFAREGATVIATDINEAGIAGLTKDGIAEVAKLDVRNTADVNAFAKRIGKVDILLNAAGFVHHGTILECSEEDFDFSFDLNVKSMHRTIRAFLPDMLAGGGGSIVNISSCAALRPPANRYVYSASKAAVSLLTRAVALDFITKGIRCNSICPGTVETPSMLDRAAAQGPQGKDMFISRQKMGRLGTAEEIASMAVYLGSDESAFTTGVDLVVDGGYML, encoded by the coding sequence ATGGCAGACCGCCTCAAGGGAAAACGCGCCGTCGTCACGGCAGCGGCAGCAGGCATCGGGCGCGCGTGCGCCATCGCATTCGCGCGTGAAGGCGCGACCGTGATCGCCACCGACATCAACGAAGCCGGCATCGCGGGCCTCACCAAGGACGGCATCGCCGAGGTCGCCAAGCTCGACGTCCGCAACACCGCCGACGTCAACGCCTTCGCCAAGCGCATCGGCAAGGTCGACATCCTGCTCAACGCGGCCGGCTTCGTGCATCACGGCACCATCCTGGAGTGCTCGGAGGAGGATTTCGACTTCTCGTTCGACCTCAACGTCAAGTCGATGCACCGGACCATCAGGGCGTTCCTGCCCGACATGCTGGCGGGCGGCGGCGGCAGCATCGTCAACATCTCGTCCTGCGCCGCGCTGCGGCCGCCGGCCAACCGCTACGTCTACAGCGCGTCGAAGGCCGCGGTGTCGCTGCTGACCCGCGCCGTCGCGCTCGACTTCATCACCAAGGGCATCCGCTGCAACTCGATCTGCCCCGGCACCGTCGAGACCCCCTCGATGCTCGATCGCGCCGCCGCGCAAGGGCCGCAGGGCAAGGACATGTTCATCTCCCGCCAGAAGATGGGCCGGCTCGGCACCGCCGAGGAGATCGCCTCCATGGCGGTCTATCTCGGCAGCGACGAGAGCGCCTTCACCACCGGCGTCGACCTCGTCGTCGACGGCGGCTACATGCTCTGA
- a CDS encoding carbohydrate ABC transporter permease, whose translation MAVMAEPVVAPARRSSLWSRAFESRHFLGAMFMVPAIAILILFLAYPLALGFWLGMTDTKIGGAGRYIGFQNFVSLSKDSVFWLSVFNTIFYTVAASAVKFAIGLYLALLLNERLPFKSMVRAIVLLPFVVPTVLSAIAFWWIYDSQFSIISWVLIKAGLITRYIDFLGDPWNARWSVVAANIWRGVPFVAITLLAGLQTISPSLYEAANLDGATNMQRFRHITLPMLSPIIAVVMTFSVLMTFTDFQLIYTITRGGPINSTHLMATLSFQRAITGGNLGEGAAISNAMIPFLVAAILLSFFGLQRSRWQQGGRD comes from the coding sequence ATGGCAGTCATGGCCGAGCCCGTTGTCGCGCCTGCAAGGCGCAGCAGCCTGTGGAGCAGAGCATTCGAGAGCAGGCATTTTCTCGGCGCGATGTTCATGGTGCCGGCTATCGCGATTCTCATCCTGTTTCTGGCTTACCCGCTGGCGCTGGGCTTCTGGCTCGGCATGACCGACACCAAGATCGGCGGGGCCGGACGCTACATCGGCTTCCAGAACTTCGTCTCGCTGTCGAAGGACTCGGTGTTCTGGCTATCGGTGTTCAACACCATCTTCTATACGGTCGCCGCGAGCGCCGTGAAATTCGCCATCGGGCTTTACCTGGCGCTACTGCTCAACGAGCGGCTGCCTTTCAAGTCGATGGTCCGCGCCATCGTTCTGCTGCCGTTCGTGGTGCCGACAGTGCTCTCGGCGATCGCGTTCTGGTGGATTTACGACAGCCAGTTCTCGATCATTTCCTGGGTGCTGATCAAGGCCGGCCTGATCACGCGCTACATCGACTTCCTCGGCGATCCCTGGAATGCGCGCTGGTCGGTCGTCGCCGCCAATATCTGGCGCGGGGTGCCATTCGTGGCGATCACGCTGCTGGCGGGCTTGCAGACCATCTCGCCATCGCTCTACGAGGCCGCCAATCTCGACGGCGCCACCAACATGCAGCGCTTCCGCCACATCACGCTGCCGATGCTGTCACCGATCATCGCGGTCGTGATGACGTTCTCGGTGCTGATGACCTTCACCGACTTCCAGCTGATCTACACCATCACGCGGGGCGGGCCGATCAATTCCACGCATCTGATGGCCACTCTGTCGTTCCAGCGCGCCATTACCGGCGGCAATCTCGGCGAGGGCGCGGCGATCTCGAATGCGATGATCCCGTTCCTGGTCGCGGCAATTCTGTTGAGCTTCTTCGGACTTCAGCGCTCCCGCTGGCAGCAGGGCGGAAGGGACTGA
- a CDS encoding LacI family DNA-binding transcriptional regulator — MGRKRTKSGKIRLAEVAELAGVSPITASRFFRNPEALSVAKRTRVESAARELGYVPNLAARALASQRTEVIGVLIPSLTNNVFSDVLRGIYDASEGSRYSIQLSNTRYSILQEEKLLRLFLAQKPAGLIVTGIDQTEESRAMLEAADCPIVQIMEVGPNPVDMMIGFSHYDAARAAVAHLFAQGHRKIGFVGARMDPRVQRRLDGYVSAMKEAGLFEQRLVVTTATPTSVTLGGTLFADLLGREPGIDAVFCANDDLALGVLFECRRREIAIPEQIAIVGFNDLEFMASAVPTLTSVRTNRYEMGNTAATMLIEAIEGRRPERPVLDLGFKVIERQSSASRRSDSKPAVSGAGTANKMIALPSSHE; from the coding sequence ATGGGTCGAAAACGCACCAAGTCAGGCAAAATCCGGCTGGCGGAAGTCGCCGAGCTTGCCGGCGTCAGCCCGATCACGGCGTCGCGCTTCTTCCGTAATCCGGAGGCGCTGTCGGTCGCCAAGCGGACGCGGGTCGAGAGCGCCGCCAGGGAGCTCGGCTACGTGCCGAACCTCGCAGCGCGCGCGCTGGCCTCGCAACGCACCGAAGTGATCGGCGTCTTGATTCCGTCGCTGACCAACAACGTATTCTCGGACGTGCTGCGCGGCATCTATGACGCCTCCGAAGGCAGCCGGTACTCGATCCAGTTGTCCAACACACGCTATAGTATTCTCCAGGAAGAGAAGCTACTCCGCCTGTTTCTGGCGCAGAAGCCGGCCGGACTGATCGTCACCGGCATCGACCAGACCGAGGAATCGCGCGCGATGCTGGAGGCCGCCGACTGCCCGATCGTGCAGATCATGGAGGTCGGGCCGAATCCGGTCGACATGATGATCGGCTTTTCGCACTATGATGCAGCGCGCGCGGCGGTTGCGCACCTGTTCGCGCAAGGCCACCGCAAGATCGGCTTCGTCGGCGCGCGCATGGACCCGCGGGTGCAGCGGCGGCTGGACGGATATGTCTCGGCCATGAAGGAGGCAGGCCTGTTCGAACAGCGCCTCGTCGTCACCACGGCGACGCCGACCTCGGTGACGCTCGGCGGCACCCTCTTCGCCGATCTGCTCGGACGCGAGCCCGGCATCGATGCGGTGTTCTGCGCCAACGACGACCTCGCGCTCGGCGTCCTCTTCGAATGCCGGCGCCGCGAGATCGCGATCCCCGAACAGATCGCAATCGTCGGCTTCAACGACCTCGAATTCATGGCCTCCGCGGTCCCCACCCTCACCAGCGTGCGCACCAACCGCTACGAGATGGGCAACACCGCCGCGACCATGCTCATCGAGGCGATTGAAGGACGGCGCCCGGAGCGTCCGGTGCTCGATCTCGGCTTCAAGGTGATCGAACGGCAAAGCTCGGCATCGCGGCGTTCGGACAGCAAGCCAGCTGTATCCGGCGCAGGCACGGCGAACAAAATGATAGCGTTACCAAGTAGCCATGAGTAG
- the denD gene encoding D-erythronate dehydrogenase, with translation MHILVLGAAGMVGRKLCERLLRDGRLGKSDITKLTMHDVVEPKQPEKAGFPVETVSGDFAVPGAAEKLIAGRPDVIFHLAAIVSGEAELDFDKGYRINLDGTRMLLDAVRLVGGGYKPRVVFTSSIAVFGAPFPDAIGDEFFHTPLLSYGTQKAIGELLLADYSRRGFLDGIGIRLPTICIRPGLPNKAASGFFSNILREPLAGKEAILPVSEDVRHWHATPRSAVGFLLHAGTMDLAKVGPRRNLTMPGFSATVGEQIAALRRVAGDKVAARIKHQPDPFIVGIVGGWPRNFEAKRARELGFTTEEKTFDDIIRIHIEDELGGNFVA, from the coding sequence TTGCACATTCTGGTTCTGGGCGCCGCCGGCATGGTCGGCCGCAAATTGTGTGAACGGCTGTTGCGCGACGGCCGGCTCGGCAAGAGCGACATCACCAAGCTGACCATGCATGACGTTGTCGAGCCCAAGCAGCCGGAAAAGGCCGGTTTCCCAGTCGAGACCGTGTCGGGCGATTTCGCCGTGCCGGGCGCAGCCGAAAAGCTGATCGCCGGCCGCCCGGACGTGATCTTCCATCTCGCCGCGATCGTCTCGGGCGAGGCCGAGCTCGATTTCGACAAGGGCTACCGTATCAATCTCGACGGCACGCGGATGCTGCTCGATGCCGTCCGCCTCGTCGGCGGCGGCTACAAGCCGCGCGTGGTGTTCACGTCCTCGATCGCGGTGTTCGGTGCCCCGTTCCCGGACGCGATCGGCGACGAGTTCTTCCACACCCCGCTGCTCAGCTACGGCACCCAGAAGGCGATCGGCGAACTCCTGCTCGCCGACTATTCGCGCCGCGGCTTCCTCGACGGCATCGGCATCCGCCTGCCGACCATCTGCATCCGGCCCGGCCTGCCCAACAAGGCGGCATCGGGCTTCTTCTCCAACATTCTGCGCGAGCCGCTGGCCGGCAAGGAAGCGATCCTCCCGGTGTCCGAGGACGTCCGCCACTGGCACGCCACGCCGCGCTCGGCGGTCGGCTTCCTGCTCCATGCCGGCACCATGGACCTCGCCAAGGTCGGTCCGCGCCGCAACCTGACCATGCCGGGCTTCTCGGCCACGGTCGGCGAACAGATCGCCGCGCTCAGGCGTGTCGCCGGCGACAAGGTCGCCGCGCGCATCAAGCACCAGCCCGATCCGTTCATCGTCGGCATCGTCGGCGGCTGGCCGCGCAATTTCGAGGCAAAGCGGGCGCGCGAGCTCGGCTTCACCACCGAAGAGAAGACCTTCGACGACATCATCCGCATTCACATCGAAGACGAGCTCGGCGGCAACTTCGTCGCCTGA
- a CDS encoding carbohydrate ABC transporter permease, whose translation MSTADDQSVGMDYLESFPRKFLRVYLPLGLIIFFLLFPFYWMAIATFKPDAEMYDYEKYNPFWIVHPTLEHIKKLFFDTDYPLWMWNTVIVSVSSTFISLFASVCAAYAIERLRYKGSRYVGLAIFLGYLVPPSILFIPLAAIVFQLGLFDGNLALILTYPTFLIPFCTWLLMGYFRTIPYELEECALIDGATRLQILMKITLPLSLPGVISAGIFAFTLSWNEFIYALTFISSSENKTIPVGAITELVNGDVYHWGALMAAALTGSVPVVILYSFFVEYYVSAMTGAVKE comes from the coding sequence ATGAGCACCGCGGACGACCAAAGCGTCGGTATGGACTACCTCGAGAGCTTCCCGCGGAAGTTCTTGCGCGTCTACCTGCCGCTCGGCCTGATCATCTTCTTCCTGCTGTTCCCGTTCTACTGGATGGCGATCGCGACGTTCAAGCCGGACGCGGAGATGTACGATTACGAGAAGTACAATCCGTTCTGGATCGTCCATCCGACGCTGGAGCACATCAAGAAGCTGTTCTTCGACACCGACTATCCGCTGTGGATGTGGAACACGGTGATCGTCTCGGTGTCCTCCACCTTCATCTCGCTGTTTGCCAGCGTCTGCGCCGCCTACGCGATAGAGCGTCTCCGCTACAAGGGCTCGCGCTATGTCGGTCTTGCGATCTTCCTCGGCTATCTCGTGCCGCCCTCGATCCTGTTCATTCCGCTGGCGGCGATCGTGTTCCAGCTCGGCCTGTTCGACGGCAATCTGGCGCTGATCCTGACCTACCCGACCTTCCTGATCCCGTTCTGCACCTGGCTGCTGATGGGCTATTTCCGCACCATCCCCTATGAGCTGGAGGAGTGCGCGCTGATCGACGGGGCCACGCGGCTCCAGATCCTGATGAAGATCACGCTGCCGTTGTCGCTCCCGGGGGTGATTTCGGCGGGCATCTTCGCCTTCACGTTGTCCTGGAACGAGTTCATCTACGCGCTGACCTTCATCTCCTCGTCGGAAAACAAGACCATACCGGTCGGCGCCATCACCGAACTCGTCAACGGCGACGTCTACCATTGGGGCGCGCTGATGGCGGCGGCCCTGACCGGCTCGGTCCCCGTAGTTATCCTTTATTCCTTCTTCGTGGAGTACTATGTGTCGGCGATGACCGGCGCCGTGAAGGAATGA
- a CDS encoding sugar kinase produces the protein MASVACIGECMVELRQAHGGHSSGQHAGQGGGLYSRGFGGDTLNTAVYLARLEVKVDYLTALGDDALSDEMIAAWTAESIGTRRVVRLPGKLPGLYMIQTDANGERQFFHWRDSAAARQLMNLPETDELLNSLMSYDIVYLSAITLSIYDAAGRDRLFAAITRARLLGTRFVFDTNFRARGWPDRDVAREVFAAAFAAADIVLTSTEDLLALYPGESQEQLMARIPSPELVFRLAEPVSLLRFPGGTSEVRAEPMTKPVVDTTAAGDSFAAAYIAARLAGSDPVEAAQAGHRLASLVICYAGAIIPGYAMPPKKRHRPPTTRQATK, from the coding sequence ATGGCGAGCGTTGCTTGCATCGGCGAGTGCATGGTCGAGCTCCGGCAGGCTCATGGGGGGCATTCCTCCGGGCAGCATGCCGGGCAGGGCGGTGGCCTGTACTCGCGCGGCTTCGGCGGGGACACCCTCAACACCGCGGTGTATCTGGCGCGGCTCGAGGTCAAGGTCGACTATCTCACCGCGCTCGGCGATGACGCCTTGAGCGATGAGATGATCGCGGCCTGGACCGCCGAGAGCATCGGCACCAGGCGCGTCGTGCGGTTGCCGGGCAAGCTGCCCGGCCTCTACATGATCCAGACCGATGCGAACGGCGAGCGCCAGTTCTTCCACTGGCGCGACAGCGCGGCGGCGCGGCAGTTGATGAACCTGCCGGAGACGGACGAGCTGCTCAACTCGCTGATGAGCTACGACATCGTCTATCTCTCCGCGATCACGCTCTCGATCTACGACGCGGCCGGGCGCGATCGCCTGTTCGCGGCGATCACGCGGGCGCGGCTGCTCGGCACCCGCTTCGTGTTCGACACCAATTTTCGTGCGCGCGGCTGGCCCGATCGCGATGTCGCCCGCGAGGTCTTCGCCGCGGCCTTCGCGGCCGCCGACATCGTGCTGACCTCGACCGAGGATCTGCTCGCGCTCTATCCCGGCGAGAGCCAGGAGCAACTGATGGCACGGATCCCGAGCCCGGAGCTGGTGTTCCGGCTCGCCGAGCCTGTCAGCCTGTTGCGTTTCCCCGGCGGGACCAGCGAGGTCCGCGCCGAGCCCATGACCAAGCCGGTGGTCGACACCACCGCCGCCGGCGACAGCTTCGCGGCGGCCTATATCGCGGCGCGGCTGGCCGGTTCCGATCCGGTTGAGGCGGCCCAGGCCGGGCATCGCCTCGCCAGCCTGGTGATCTGCTATGCTGGAGCCATCATTCCGGGCTATGCCATGCCGCCGAAGAAGCGGCACCGGCCGCCGACCACGCGTCAAGCGACCAAGTGA